The Rickettsiales bacterium genome includes a region encoding these proteins:
- a CDS encoding transketolase C-terminal domain-containing protein, producing the protein MPANKKMNYGQAIREGHAYLLKNHKNVFVMGQGVWSPWYAGNSMLELEKEFGKERVIDTPVSEAATTGAAVGASLCGYRPIVLHPRIDFMILAMDSIVNQAAKWSHMLGGQAHPAVTFRAVVNRGGEQGAQHSQALHSWLAHIPGLRVVMPATVADARDLLIAATLSDDPVMYIDDRWLYEMEDELPPAGDIDLLSIKPKIMRSGSDVTIVASSYSTKLAVEAADILQQNGISAEIIDMRVINPIDHSVTINSVTNTGRLVAIDGGWSNCGLAAEMITGVCENIPPSCFRMPPLRITLPDCPAPTSGTLEKIYYTDARKIADKILKACVSESQFEAANC; encoded by the coding sequence ATGCCAGCTAACAAAAAAATGAATTACGGGCAGGCAATCAGGGAAGGTCACGCGTACCTGCTTAAAAACCATAAAAACGTATTTGTCATGGGACAAGGTGTATGGAGTCCTTGGTACGCTGGAAACTCCATGCTGGAGCTGGAAAAAGAATTCGGCAAGGAAAGAGTGATAGATACTCCCGTATCAGAAGCGGCGACGACTGGAGCGGCGGTTGGCGCGTCGCTATGTGGTTATCGCCCGATAGTATTGCATCCAAGAATTGACTTTATGATACTGGCGATGGATTCTATCGTAAATCAGGCGGCGAAATGGTCACATATGCTTGGTGGGCAAGCGCATCCGGCGGTTACGTTTCGGGCGGTGGTCAATCGTGGTGGTGAGCAAGGAGCGCAACATTCACAAGCTCTACATTCGTGGCTTGCCCATATACCTGGTCTTAGGGTGGTTATGCCAGCGACCGTTGCTGACGCTAGGGATCTATTAATAGCGGCAACATTATCCGATGATCCAGTAATGTATATTGATGATCGCTGGCTGTATGAAATGGAAGATGAGTTGCCTCCAGCAGGTGATATTGATCTGCTTAGTATCAAACCAAAAATAATGCGTAGTGGTAGTGATGTCACCATAGTGGCAAGCAGTTACTCAACGAAACTGGCTGTTGAGGCGGCAGATATATTACAGCAAAACGGCATATCAGCGGAAATTATAGATATGCGGGTTATCAACCCGATAGATCATAGCGTTACTATAAATTCAGTAACAAACACCGGAAGACTCGTTGCCATTGATGGCGGCTGGAGTAATTGCGGGTTGGCAGCCGAGATGATTACTGGCGTGTGCGAGAATATTCCGCCATCATGCTTTAGGATGCCACCGCTTCGTATTACCTTGCCCGACTGCCCTGCCCCGACCAGTGGTACGCTCGAGAAAATTTATTATACTGACGCACGGAAAATAGCGGATAAAATTCTTAAAGCTTGCGTGTCGGAATCTCAGTTTGAAGCTGCGAACTGTTAA
- a CDS encoding thiamine pyrophosphate-dependent dehydrogenase E1 component subunit alpha, with amino-acid sequence MKHNTISIKSDLGGLSNPLEFNNPVNIDGYDKSTLIDCLCAMLRVRLAEETIADMAESGEAKCPVHLAIGQEAISVGLATNLRKTDRGFGNHRSHGHYLAMGGEARKLFAEVLGKATGCSHGFGGSMHLYGKDVGFYGSVPIVAGTIPLAVGAGIAAKFDGNGDVALAFFGDGACEEGVFHESLNMAAIMKLPVIFVVENNLFSSHLDINLRQPSDKISRFAEAARMNHYTIDGNNVCEVMDKTKKLVDKARANNEPALIEAVTYRWRGHVGPREDIDVGIRRSQEEINAWKKRDPIERLLISLIENGYYDREKLNSLVTEIKEEFAAMRSEVLKDPAPEEKTLMEYVYAS; translated from the coding sequence ATGAAGCATAATACGATTTCAATAAAGTCTGATTTAGGTGGGTTGTCTAATCCTTTAGAGTTTAATAACCCCGTTAATATAGATGGTTATGATAAATCCACACTTATAGATTGCCTGTGTGCCATGCTGCGAGTTCGCCTCGCTGAAGAGACAATCGCGGATATGGCTGAAAGCGGGGAAGCCAAATGTCCAGTACATCTAGCGATAGGTCAAGAAGCTATATCAGTAGGGCTTGCGACTAACTTACGAAAAACGGACAGAGGATTCGGCAATCATCGCTCGCACGGACATTATCTGGCGATGGGTGGGGAAGCACGCAAATTATTCGCTGAGGTTTTGGGCAAAGCGACCGGCTGCTCGCATGGTTTTGGTGGCTCTATGCATCTTTATGGAAAAGACGTAGGATTTTATGGCTCGGTTCCAATTGTGGCAGGCACGATACCACTTGCGGTTGGCGCGGGTATCGCCGCTAAGTTTGATGGCAATGGTGATGTCGCCCTTGCTTTCTTTGGTGATGGCGCGTGTGAGGAAGGTGTCTTCCATGAGAGTTTGAACATGGCGGCGATAATGAAACTGCCAGTTATCTTTGTGGTAGAAAATAATCTATTTTCCAGCCATCTTGATATAAATCTACGGCAACCATCCGATAAAATATCCCGTTTCGCTGAAGCCGCTAGAATGAACCATTATACTATTGATGGCAACAATGTTTGTGAGGTTATGGATAAAACCAAGAAGTTAGTGGATAAAGCACGCGCCAACAATGAGCCCGCACTGATTGAGGCGGTGACTTACCGTTGGCGTGGTCATGTTGGCCCCAGAGAGGACATTGATGTCGGCATAAGACGCTCACAAGAAGAGATAAACGCTTGGAAAAAACGTGACCCAATAGAAAGATTACTTATCAGCCTGATAGAAAATGGTTATTACGATAGAGAGAAACTTAACTCTCTGGTCACCGAGATAAAAGAAGAATTCGCCGCTATGCGTAGCGAGGTATTAAAAGACCCCGCTCCTGAGGAAAAAACACTTATGGAATATGTTTATGCCAGCTAA
- a CDS encoding Gfo/Idh/MocA family oxidoreductase: MANTKIAVIGCGYWGKNLVRNMAELGVLHCVADSNAQTAKDMAAKHSVRVNTVAEIMADKDIAAVVIASSAATHFALAKQAMESGKHVFVEKPLALDVKEAAALSEIAAEKKLVLMVGHLLQYHPAFVKLLAEVKDGRIGKLRYIQSHRLSFGKVRTEENVVWSFAPHDISMILAIAGQAPDKVLTRANTQISDGICDIATLHLNFPGKLTAHVMVSWLHPVKEHRLTVIGEKGALVFDDAKGWDEKLVFYENKVSFESGAPFAQKGEATAIKLSEGEPLKLECQHFIDAVSRKTEVRTDSKEAIRVLEVLSASEKSLKTEGEVSLENNKNKDYFAHDTAVIDDGCVIGHGSKIWHFSHVLKGTKIGKNVVVGQNVMVGPDVTVGDNCKIQNNVSLYKGVSLADGVFCGPSCVFTNVNTPRSEVERKDEFLATPVGRGATIGANATIICGNKIGEYSLIGAGAVITKEVKPHALMVGNPAKRIGWVSHSGEKLGEDLVCSREGRRYRENGDGYLEEIVSDKGKKKDEKIRAA; encoded by the coding sequence ATGGCGAATACTAAAATAGCGGTTATTGGTTGTGGCTATTGGGGGAAGAATCTTGTTCGTAATATGGCAGAACTCGGTGTCCTTCATTGCGTGGCGGATAGTAACGCGCAAACAGCAAAAGATATGGCAGCCAAACACAGTGTTAGAGTAAATACGGTCGCTGAAATAATGGCTGATAAAGACATAGCGGCGGTGGTAATCGCCTCATCGGCGGCGACGCATTTTGCGCTTGCCAAGCAGGCGATGGAAAGCGGCAAGCATGTGTTCGTGGAAAAGCCTCTTGCTCTTGACGTTAAGGAAGCTGCGGCTTTGTCAGAAATTGCCGCCGAGAAGAAATTAGTTTTAATGGTCGGTCATTTGCTGCAATATCATCCGGCGTTTGTCAAACTGCTTGCTGAGGTAAAAGATGGGCGTATCGGTAAATTGCGCTATATCCAATCGCACCGTCTTAGTTTCGGTAAAGTCCGTACTGAGGAAAATGTGGTATGGAGCTTCGCGCCGCACGATATATCCATGATTCTGGCGATTGCTGGACAAGCTCCTGATAAGGTTCTGACTCGTGCCAACACACAGATAAGTGATGGGATATGTGATATAGCAACCCTGCATCTTAATTTTCCCGGCAAACTCACGGCGCATGTAATGGTGTCATGGTTGCATCCGGTAAAAGAACACCGCCTCACTGTGATTGGTGAAAAAGGAGCGCTTGTTTTTGATGACGCTAAGGGCTGGGATGAAAAACTGGTTTTCTACGAAAATAAAGTATCCTTTGAGTCCGGTGCCCCGTTTGCGCAAAAAGGTGAGGCAACAGCTATAAAACTTTCTGAAGGAGAACCGCTTAAGCTTGAATGCCAGCATTTCATTGATGCGGTGAGCAGAAAAACGGAAGTAAGGACAGACTCTAAAGAAGCGATAAGAGTATTGGAAGTATTATCAGCGTCGGAAAAATCATTGAAAACTGAAGGTGAAGTGTCATTGGAAAATAATAAGAATAAAGACTATTTCGCTCATGATACCGCTGTTATTGATGATGGTTGCGTAATTGGTCATGGCAGTAAGATATGGCATTTCAGTCATGTCCTAAAAGGGACAAAGATTGGCAAAAATGTTGTAGTTGGACAGAATGTAATGGTCGGACCTGACGTTACTGTTGGTGATAACTGCAAGATACAAAATAACGTAAGCTTATATAAAGGAGTGAGTCTTGCTGATGGGGTGTTTTGTGGTCCGTCATGTGTATTTACCAATGTGAATACTCCACGTTCGGAAGTTGAGCGTAAGGATGAATTTCTTGCAACACCGGTTGGCAGAGGGGCGACTATTGGCGCGAACGCGACCATAATATGCGGCAATAAAATAGGCGAGTACAGCCTGATCGGGGCAGGTGCGGTTATCACTAAAGAGGTAAAACCGCACGCGCTTATGGTTGGCAATCCGGCAAAGAGAATAGGCTGGGTAAGCCACAGCGGTGAAAAGCTCGGAGAAGATTTGGTGTGCTCACGTGAAGGTCGTCGCTATCGTGAGAATGGTGATGGTTATTTAGAGGAAATCGTTTCTGATAAAGGAAAAAAGAAAGATGAGAAAATCCGTGCAGCCTAG
- a CDS encoding nucleotide sugar dehydrogenase, translated as MRKSVQPRLIEEQLDFSEILEKFENCQATIAIMGMGYVGFPLAIATHAKGFSVIAFDIDESKVESLNKGKSYLKGIDDSEISLMKEEGRFFATSDAQKLKEADALIMCVPTPLTKNREPDLSYVESTAEMIKSQLRVGQLVVLESTTYPGTTSDVIKPILEKSGLKCGQEFFLAYSPEREDPGNGYYSTSSIPKVVGADDEQSQKLAAAFYSGIISKAVPVSSAATAEAVKLTENIFRSVNIALVNELKMVFAKMGVDVWEVIEAAKTKPFGFMPFYPGPGVGGHCIPIDPFYLTWKSREFDMPTRFIELAGQINARMPGYVINRLREGLDRKFQKGLNGSKILMLGIAYKKDVDDMRESPAMIIFERLLECGALVDYHDNYIPVIPHTREHDSLSGIKSISLDKNILKNYDAVVIATGHSDVDYKMVVSEANLIVDTRNVTSGMSGDNIIRA; from the coding sequence ATGAGAAAATCCGTGCAGCCTAGACTGATAGAAGAACAGCTAGATTTTTCTGAGATACTGGAAAAGTTTGAGAATTGTCAGGCGACAATCGCCATTATGGGAATGGGTTATGTCGGTTTCCCGCTGGCGATAGCCACTCATGCTAAAGGTTTTTCGGTTATCGCTTTTGATATTGATGAAAGCAAGGTGGAAAGCCTTAATAAAGGCAAATCCTATCTTAAAGGTATAGATGACTCTGAAATATCGTTAATGAAAGAGGAAGGGCGTTTTTTCGCGACCAGTGACGCACAGAAATTAAAAGAAGCGGACGCGCTTATCATGTGTGTGCCAACTCCACTTACTAAGAACCGTGAGCCAGATTTAAGTTACGTTGAAAGCACCGCCGAGATGATAAAATCACAACTTAGGGTTGGGCAGTTGGTAGTGCTTGAGTCAACCACCTATCCGGGGACAACCAGTGATGTTATTAAACCGATATTGGAAAAAAGTGGGCTTAAATGTGGTCAGGAGTTTTTCCTAGCTTACTCTCCAGAGCGGGAAGATCCTGGTAATGGTTATTATTCCACCAGCTCAATTCCAAAAGTGGTTGGAGCGGATGATGAGCAATCGCAAAAGTTAGCCGCCGCTTTTTATAGTGGCATAATCTCAAAAGCGGTTCCAGTTTCCTCAGCGGCGACCGCGGAGGCGGTAAAACTTACGGAAAATATCTTTCGTTCAGTAAATATAGCTCTGGTAAATGAACTTAAAATGGTTTTCGCCAAAATGGGAGTTGATGTTTGGGAAGTAATTGAGGCAGCGAAGACTAAGCCTTTTGGGTTTATGCCGTTTTACCCAGGACCGGGGGTTGGTGGGCATTGTATACCGATAGACCCGTTCTATTTGACTTGGAAGTCACGAGAGTTTGACATGCCAACCCGTTTTATAGAGCTCGCCGGACAAATTAACGCCCGTATGCCGGGTTATGTAATTAACCGTCTACGTGAAGGATTGGATAGGAAATTTCAAAAAGGACTTAACGGCTCAAAAATACTGATGCTGGGTATCGCCTATAAAAAAGATGTTGATGATATGCGTGAAAGTCCGGCGATGATTATATTTGAACGGTTACTGGAATGTGGCGCGCTTGTTGATTATCATGATAACTATATTCCGGTAATCCCACATACTAGAGAGCATGACAGCCTTTCTGGGATAAAATCCATAAGCCTTGATAAAAATATACTCAAAAATTATGACGCTGTGGTTATCGCCACTGGTCATAGCGATGTTGACTATAAAATGGTTGTCTCAGAGGCAAATCTTATAGTTGATACCAGAAATGTGACGAGTGGCATGAGCGGTGATAATATCATAAGAGCGTAG
- a CDS encoding DegT/DnrJ/EryC1/StrS family aminotransferase — protein MSKKIDFIDLRAQQERIRDKIDVAIKRVLDGGAYIMGSEVAELEKRLADFCNAKYCLTCSSGTDALVLVLMAKGIKAGDAVFVPSFTFAASAEAVAFLGATPFFVDVLPDTFNMCPESLKKAIVSAKEQGLNAVGVMPVDLFGQAADYDKILPIAEENDLWVLCDAAQAFGGIYKGKKIGSIGLATATSFFPAKPLGCYGDGGAVFTDNEELYKILTSLRVHGKGDDKYDNVRVGMNARLDTIQAAILLEKLAIFTDELKARQKVADRYNANLSGLFATPFVAENINSAWAQYTIIADSTTQRGNLQNLLKQAGVPTMVYYPKPLHQQTAYKEFPVAGDMLPVCDNLASRVFSLPMHPYLDDDTIDHITDSLLGALRQAA, from the coding sequence ATGAGCAAAAAAATAGATTTTATAGACTTGAGGGCGCAGCAGGAAAGAATCCGTGATAAGATTGATGTTGCCATAAAACGGGTGCTGGATGGTGGCGCGTATATAATGGGCAGTGAAGTAGCCGAACTGGAAAAGCGGTTAGCGGATTTTTGTAATGCGAAATACTGTTTAACCTGTTCCAGTGGTACGGATGCTTTGGTATTGGTATTAATGGCGAAAGGAATAAAAGCGGGTGACGCTGTGTTCGTGCCGAGTTTTACTTTTGCCGCCAGCGCGGAGGCGGTAGCATTTTTAGGTGCTACTCCATTTTTTGTGGATGTGCTTCCTGACACGTTCAATATGTGCCCTGAAAGCCTCAAAAAAGCGATTGTGTCGGCGAAAGAGCAAGGGCTTAATGCAGTGGGCGTGATGCCGGTTGATTTGTTCGGGCAAGCGGCGGATTATGATAAAATATTGCCGATAGCAGAAGAAAATGATCTGTGGGTGCTATGTGACGCGGCGCAGGCTTTTGGTGGCATTTATAAGGGCAAGAAGATTGGCAGCATCGGGCTCGCCACCGCCACTAGCTTTTTTCCGGCTAAACCACTCGGTTGTTATGGTGATGGTGGCGCAGTGTTTACCGATAATGAGGAATTGTACAAAATTCTTACCAGCTTGCGGGTGCATGGCAAAGGTGATGATAAGTATGATAATGTACGAGTTGGCATGAACGCTAGACTTGATACTATACAAGCGGCTATATTACTTGAGAAGCTAGCTATTTTTACTGATGAGCTTAAAGCCCGCCAGAAAGTGGCGGACAGATATAACGCGAATCTATCAGGTTTATTCGCAACACCATTCGTCGCTGAGAATATCAACTCTGCTTGGGCGCAATATACGATTATCGCCGACTCAACAACACAGAGAGGTAACCTCCAGAATTTGTTGAAGCAAGCGGGTGTACCAACGATGGTCTATTATCCGAAACCACTTCATCAGCAAACGGCTTACAAAGAATTCCCAGTGGCGGGTGATATGCTTCCGGTATGTGATAACCTCGCCAGTCGGGTGTTCAGTCTGCCGATGCACCCTTATCTTGATGATGATACGATTGACCATATAACGGATTCGCTGCTAGGCGCGCTCAGGCAGGCGGCATAA
- a CDS encoding sugar phosphate nucleotidyltransferase — protein MVCAVILAGGFGIRLREVVASTPKPMALIADRPFLELQMDYLIEQGVDEFILALGYKSEVIKNHFGNSYRNIPITYSTEKEPLGTGGALLFATQNIVGEQPFLALNGDSFFDVDLSELYKKHNDNNSDFTFALMRSNENGRYMGVETDSSDRVKSLNHPARNIGDTANAGIYLINPQTLIHFENRIHTKISLEEEIVPYLLANEYNVFGVSFDNEFIDIGTPKDYYRAQSIIPVPMSVSV, from the coding sequence ATGGTTTGCGCGGTTATTTTAGCGGGTGGATTTGGTATAAGGCTTCGTGAGGTAGTGGCAAGCACGCCCAAGCCGATGGCACTTATCGCAGACCGCCCATTCCTTGAACTTCAGATGGATTATCTTATAGAACAGGGTGTAGATGAGTTTATACTCGCTCTTGGCTATAAAAGTGAAGTAATAAAAAATCATTTTGGCAACAGCTATAGGAATATTCCGATTACTTATAGCACTGAGAAAGAACCGTTGGGAACTGGAGGAGCGTTATTGTTCGCCACGCAGAATATAGTTGGTGAGCAACCTTTCCTCGCTCTTAACGGCGATAGTTTTTTTGATGTTGATTTGTCGGAGCTTTATAAGAAGCATAACGATAATAATTCTGACTTTACTTTCGCTCTGATGCGCTCAAATGAGAATGGACGTTATATGGGAGTGGAAACTGATAGTAGCGATAGAGTAAAATCACTTAATCATCCGGCGCGAAATATTGGTGACACTGCTAACGCTGGTATCTACCTGATTAATCCCCAAACGCTTATTCATTTTGAAAATAGAATACACACTAAAATCTCTTTGGAAGAGGAAATAGTACCATACCTGCTCGCTAATGAATATAATGTGTTCGGAGTAAGTTTTGATAATGAGTTTATAGATATAGGAACTCCAAAAGATTATTATAGAGCGCAGTCTATTATCCCTGTTCCTATGAGTGTATCAGTCTAA
- a CDS encoding DNA-binding domain-containing protein — translation MKLLADFYQAILDDNYKNIEYSFKHHNKLSAKQQFAIYSEGYRIRLIKAITADYPITLKLLGNEEFYRLAADYAKNTPSLNYNLDYYPLGFAEFIVNSDIDNFAKEIAMLESEIAKVFMLEDSQPLEQKKLQNISAEDFAATILKLRTASSLLEFSYPANDWFTKARAENTLPELPKKKNSWLLLVRNNNEVKRHELTHPQFTLLKNIKDGKNISDSLDMTVSSHQAEIEYITTNLQNWFTDWVASGVFLD, via the coding sequence ATGAAGCTACTTGCTGATTTCTACCAAGCTATTTTAGATGATAACTATAAAAATATTGAGTATTCATTCAAGCATCATAACAAGCTAAGCGCGAAACAGCAATTCGCTATTTATTCAGAAGGCTATAGGATACGGCTTATCAAAGCGATTACCGCTGATTATCCTATTACACTTAAATTGTTAGGAAATGAAGAATTTTACAGGCTTGCCGCTGATTACGCAAAAAATACACCATCGCTAAATTATAATCTTGATTATTACCCGCTTGGTTTCGCTGAATTTATAGTAAATAGTGACATAGATAATTTTGCTAAAGAAATAGCGATGTTGGAAAGTGAGATAGCAAAAGTTTTTATGCTTGAAGATAGTCAGCCACTTGAGCAAAAAAAATTACAGAATATATCAGCGGAAGATTTTGCCGCGACCATTCTTAAGTTAAGAACGGCAAGTAGCTTGCTTGAATTTAGTTATCCGGCAAATGACTGGTTTACTAAGGCTAGAGCGGAAAATACGCTTCCAGAGTTACCGAAGAAGAAAAATAGTTGGCTACTGCTTGTTCGCAACAATAATGAAGTTAAGCGTCACGAACTTACCCATCCGCAGTTTACTCTGCTTAAAAATATAAAAGATGGCAAAAATATTTCTGATAGTCTTGATATGACGGTTTCCTCACACCAAGCTGAAATAGAGTATATAACGACAAACCTCCAAAACTGGTTTACTGATTGGGTCGCTAGCGGTGTGTTTTTAGACTGA
- a CDS encoding DUF692 domain-containing protein, which translates to MVENRKYPFIGFGLGLRTPHYDEILEKRPKEIDWFEIISENFIDAHEGYWEFLSDLSSDYKIITHGVSLNIGASDPINKEYLNKIKKLVTYLKTPWFSDHLCWTGINNGNTHDLLPLPYTESILNHVADRIKQVQDIVGIDFILENPSTYLEFDESDIPEWEFLVKLVEMTGCGLLLDVNNVYVNSFNHGYDAKKYIDIIPTEKIAQIHLAGHSNLGTHIIDTHDNNVTNEVWELYKYTIKSKGKISTMIEWDDNIPELSVLISELDKARNLS; encoded by the coding sequence ATGGTAGAAAATAGAAAATACCCATTTATTGGCTTTGGTCTTGGTTTACGTACTCCTCACTATGATGAGATACTTGAAAAACGTCCTAAGGAGATTGACTGGTTTGAGATAATTTCCGAGAATTTTATAGATGCTCATGAGGGATATTGGGAATTTTTATCCGACTTAAGCTCTGATTATAAAATAATAACACATGGCGTATCGCTTAACATAGGCGCTTCGGATCCAATAAACAAAGAATATCTAAATAAAATAAAAAAACTGGTTACTTATCTTAAAACCCCTTGGTTTTCTGACCATTTATGCTGGACGGGGATAAATAATGGAAATACTCATGATTTGCTGCCACTGCCTTATACTGAAAGCATCCTTAATCACGTAGCCGATCGTATAAAACAAGTTCAGGATATAGTAGGGATAGATTTTATTTTAGAGAATCCCTCCACTTACTTAGAATTTGATGAGTCTGATATACCGGAATGGGAATTCCTCGTAAAGCTAGTGGAAATGACTGGTTGTGGCTTGTTACTTGACGTAAATAATGTATACGTGAACTCATTTAATCATGGCTATGACGCTAAGAAATATATTGATATAATTCCGACAGAAAAAATAGCGCAAATCCACCTAGCTGGGCATAGTAATCTAGGCACTCATATAATAGATACACATGATAATAACGTAACAAATGAAGTGTGGGAATTATACAAATATACTATTAAAAGCAAAGGCAAGATAAGTACGATGATAGAGTGGGACGATAATATACCAGAGCTGTCAGTGCTTATATCAGAGCTTGATAAAGCGAGGAATCTGTCATGA
- a CDS encoding DUF2282 domain-containing protein, translating to MNKTLLTAAMAGVIATGFMAQANAENAKPKKEKCYGIAKAGKNDCASANGSHSCAGQAKADNDKNEWKYVEAGSCEKEGGSVTAPKS from the coding sequence ATGAACAAGACTTTACTTACCGCCGCTATGGCAGGAGTTATCGCTACCGGTTTTATGGCTCAAGCAAACGCTGAGAACGCTAAGCCTAAAAAGGAAAAATGCTATGGTATCGCAAAAGCCGGTAAAAATGACTGTGCTTCAGCAAATGGCTCACACTCCTGCGCTGGTCAAGCAAAAGCTGATAATGATAAAAATGAATGGAAATATGTTGAAGCGGGAAGCTGTGAAAAAGAAGGTGGCAGTGTAACAGCTCCTAAATCTTAA
- the msrB gene encoding peptide-methionine (R)-S-oxide reductase MsrB yields MSDNERKEELSPEAYSVLRKEGTERPFTSPLNDEKREGVYACAGCGLELFNSDKKYNSGTGWPSFFDSISGNIETKLDKKLSATRTEYHCIRCGGHQGHVFEDGPEPTRLRYCNNGVALKFIPKA; encoded by the coding sequence ATGAGTGACAATGAACGGAAAGAAGAGCTTTCACCAGAAGCATATAGTGTGTTGCGTAAAGAAGGCACCGAACGCCCATTTACCAGCCCACTCAATGATGAGAAGCGTGAAGGTGTCTATGCTTGCGCTGGTTGTGGTCTTGAGCTTTTTAATTCCGATAAAAAATATAATAGTGGAACTGGCTGGCCTAGTTTTTTTGACTCTATCTCTGGTAATATAGAAACTAAGTTAGATAAGAAATTATCAGCGACCAGAACAGAATATCATTGTATTCGCTGTGGTGGTCATCAGGGACACGTTTTTGAAGATGGTCCCGAGCCAACAAGACTTCGCTATTGTAACAATGGTGTCGCCCTAAAATTTATTCCTAAAGCGTAA
- the msrA gene encoding peptide-methionine (S)-S-oxide reductase MsrA codes for MAESGNKKAVFAGGCFWCMEPQFADIKGISKVVSGYTGGNTKNPTYEQVSTGNTGHVEAIEVTYDPDQIGYEKLLEIFWDNIDPFDANGQFCDKGSQYLAGIFFHDKEQEKLANLSKEKIEKKFASKVATIIKPATEFYPAEDYHQEFYIKSRARYKSYRSGCGRDARLEKLREVKNK; via the coding sequence ATGGCTGAGTCAGGCAATAAAAAGGCGGTATTCGCTGGTGGATGTTTCTGGTGTATGGAACCACAATTCGCTGATATAAAGGGTATAAGTAAGGTCGTTTCCGGCTATACCGGAGGCAATACTAAAAACCCCACATATGAGCAAGTATCTACGGGTAACACGGGTCATGTTGAGGCTATTGAGGTAACTTATGATCCTGATCAAATAGGGTATGAGAAGTTGCTGGAGATTTTTTGGGATAATATAGACCCATTTGACGCTAATGGTCAGTTTTGTGATAAAGGATCACAATATCTAGCTGGTATATTTTTTCATGATAAAGAGCAGGAAAAGTTGGCGAATTTATCAAAAGAAAAAATAGAAAAGAAATTTGCCAGCAAAGTAGCGACTATTATAAAACCTGCTACGGAATTTTATCCGGCGGAGGATTACCACCAAGAATTTTATATAAAAAGCCGTGCGAGGTATAAGAGTTATCGTAGCGGCTGTGGTCGTGACGCAAGGCTGGAAAAATTACGAGAAGTAAAAAATAAGTAA